One window from the genome of Cottoperca gobio chromosome 15, fCotGob3.1, whole genome shotgun sequence encodes:
- the btbd3b gene encoding LOW QUALITY PROTEIN: BTB/POZ domain-containing protein 3 (The sequence of the model RefSeq protein was modified relative to this genomic sequence to represent the inferred CDS: deleted 1 base in 1 codon) — protein sequence MVDAKGRNMKCLTFFLMLPESVKSKSSKSSKKGNASGSSKLPPVCYEIITLRSKKKKMASDIFPTKKPESTTVQQYQQQNLNNNNTIQNCNWQGLYSTIRERNSVMFNNELMADVHFVVGQPGRTQRLPGHRYVLAVGSSVFHAMFYGELAENNDEIHIPDVEPAAFLAMLKYIYCDEIDLSADTVLATLYAAKKYIVPHLARACVNFLETSLSAKNACVLLSQSCLFEEPDLTQRCWEVIDAQAELALGSEGFCDIDSQTLESILQRETLNAKEILVFEAALNWAEAECQRQDLTLSTDNRRKVLGKAMYLIRIPTMALDDFANGAAQSGVLTLNETNDIFLWYTAAKKPELEFVSMPRKGLTPQRCHRFQSCAYRSNQWRYRGRCDSIQFAVDKRVFIAGFGLYGSSCGSAEYSAKIELKRQGVLLGQNLSKYFSDGSSNTFPVWFEYPVQIEPDTFYTASVVLDGSELSYFGQEGMTEVQCGKVTFQYQCSSDSTNGTGVQGGQIPELIFYA from the exons ATGGTCGATGCCAAGGGAAGGAACATGAAATGTCTGACTTTCTTTTTAATGCTTCCCGAGTCAGTAAAAAGCAAGTCAAGTAAAAGCTCCAAGAAAGGGAATGCCAGTGGCAGCTCCAAGCTGCCCCCTGTCTGTTATGAGATAATCACTCTGaggagcaagaagaagaagatggcaTCGGATATTTTTCCCACCAAAAAGCCGGAATCCACCACAGTGCAACAGTACCAGCAGCAGAacctaaacaacaacaacaccataCAGAACTGTAACTGGCAAGGACTCTACTCCACTATAAGAGAGAG AAATTCAGTAATGTTCAACAATGAGCTGATGGCAGATGTTCACTTTGTGGTGGGTCAGCCTGGAAGGACCCAGCGGCTGCCAGGACACAGA TATGTGTTGGCTGTG GGAAGCTCAGTGTTCCACGCCATGTTTTATGGTGAACTGGCTGAGAACAATGATGAAATCCATATTCCAGATGTAGAACCAGCAGCATTTCTGGCAATGCTGAA GTACATTTACTGTGACGAAATTGACCTGAGTGCTGACACAGTGTTGGCAACTCTTTATGCTGCCAAGAAGTACATTGTCCCTCACCTGGCACGTGCCTGCGTCAACTTTCTGGAGACCAGCCTGAGTGCCAAGAATGCCTGTGTGTTACTCTCCCAGAGCTGTCTGTTTGAGGAGCCAGACCTGACACAGCGCTGCTGGGAGGTGATTGATGCCCAGGCCGAGCTGGCGTTGGGCTCTGAGGGCTTCTGCGACATCGACTCCCAGACCCTTGAGAGTATCCTACAACGAGAAACACTCAATGCTAAAGAGATATTGGTGTTTGAGGCGGCGCTCAACTGGGCTGAGGCTGAGTGCCAGAGACAGGATCTCACTTTGTCGACTGACAACAGGCGTAAGGTTTTGGGCAAGGCCATGTACCTGATACGTATCCCTACAATGGCTCTGGATGATTTTGCCAATGGAGCAGCCCAGTCGGGCGTGTTGACGCTAAATGAGACCAATGACATCTTCCTGTGGTACACAGCAGCCAAGAAGCCTGAGCTGGAGTTTGTCAGCATGCCTAGGAAGGGCCTGACACCTCAGCGCTGCCACAGATTCCAGTCCTGTGCCTACCGAAGCAATCAGTGGCGCTACCGGGGCCGCTGTGACAGCATACAGTTCGCAGTGGATAAAAGAGTTTTCATCGCTGGGTTTGGACTGTATGGATCTAGCTGTGGCTCAGCAGAGTACAGTGCCAAGATCGAGTTGAAACGTCAAGGGGTATTGCTGGGACAAAACCTCAGCAAATACTTTTCTGATGGTTCCAGCAACACCTTCCCAGTGTGGTTTGAGTATCCAGTGCAGATCGAGCCTGATACCTTCTACACTGCCAGTGTGGTTCTGGATGGTAGTGAGCTCAGCTACTTTGGACAGGAAGGGATGACAGAAGTGCAGTGTGGGAAAGTGACATTTCAGTATCAGTGCTCCTCGGACAGCACTAATGGCACTGGGGTGCAGGGGGGACAGATTCCTGAGCTCATCTTCTACGCTTGA